The Urbifossiella limnaea genome has a window encoding:
- a CDS encoding PSD1 and planctomycete cytochrome C domain-containing protein, producing MNRHSLPLVVALLVVPAARAQDTRHFETRVRPLLAENCFKCHGPDRQRGDLRLDTADGFKKGGGSGTPLVTPARPDDSLLLRAVRHADGVEKMPPEGKLTAAQVADLAAWVKAGAPYPASVAKAPAADPAKHWAFLPLQQARNPKPEIHNPIDGFVLAKLAAAGLTPAPPADARALIRRATFDLTGLPPTPDEIDAFLRDSARRTPDAAFEAVVDRLLASPAYGERWGRHWLDVARYADSNGLDENVAHGTAWRYRDYVVRSLNADKPYDQFLREQLAGDLLPAADPAARAERLVATGFLALGPKVLAEPDEKRMELDIVDEQIDTVGRAVLGMTFGCARCHDHKFDPIEQADYYGLAGVFVSTRTMEHFKKVARWHENSIATPAEQRAKAQIDAAGAVVKSLPAAAAALAAASPDLPTAMGVADGTPTDVRVLRRGNHLTPADVVPRRFPLVFAGAGQPALPKGQSGRLELAAWLTDPRHPLTARVIVNRVWRWHFGKGLVRSVDNFGLTGDAPTHPELLDYLAAGFTADGWSLKRLHRRIMLSATYRMSTAHDAKAATADPDNRLLWRANPRRLEAEAIRDSLLAVGGLLDRTAGGPALAGVKNRDYLFDHTSKDRTSYASDRRSLYLPVIRNNLYDVFQLFDAPDPAVPTGDRATTTVPTQALFFLNSDLSARAADALAGRLLAAPGLDDAGRVRLLFEFAYSRPPTTAETARVVAGVAAFEADAGRRAAWAAVCQAVLAGNEFIHLN from the coding sequence ATGAACCGCCACTCCCTCCCGCTCGTCGTCGCGCTCCTGGTCGTGCCCGCCGCACGTGCCCAGGACACGCGGCACTTCGAGACCCGCGTCCGGCCGCTCCTGGCCGAGAACTGCTTCAAGTGCCACGGCCCCGACCGGCAGCGCGGCGACCTGCGGCTCGACACGGCGGACGGCTTCAAGAAGGGCGGCGGGTCCGGCACCCCGCTCGTCACCCCCGCGCGACCGGACGACAGCCTCCTCCTCCGCGCCGTCCGTCACGCCGACGGGGTCGAGAAGATGCCGCCGGAGGGGAAGCTCACCGCCGCCCAGGTCGCCGACCTGGCGGCGTGGGTGAAGGCGGGAGCGCCCTACCCGGCCTCGGTGGCGAAGGCGCCCGCTGCCGACCCGGCGAAGCACTGGGCGTTCCTCCCGCTTCAGCAGGCACGAAATCCGAAGCCCGAGATTCACAACCCGATCGACGGCTTCGTCCTGGCGAAACTCGCCGCCGCCGGCCTGACCCCGGCCCCGCCGGCCGACGCGCGGGCGCTGATCCGCCGCGCCACGTTCGACCTCACGGGCCTGCCGCCGACGCCGGACGAGATCGACGCCTTCCTCCGGGATTCCGCACGCCGCACGCCGGACGCCGCGTTCGAAGCGGTGGTGGACCGGCTGCTCGCGTCGCCGGCCTACGGCGAGCGGTGGGGGCGGCACTGGCTCGACGTGGCCCGCTACGCCGACAGCAACGGGCTCGACGAGAACGTCGCCCACGGCACCGCCTGGCGGTACCGCGACTACGTCGTCCGCAGCCTCAACGCCGACAAGCCGTACGACCAGTTCCTCCGCGAGCAACTCGCCGGCGACCTCCTCCCCGCGGCCGACCCCGCCGCGCGGGCCGAGCGGCTCGTCGCCACCGGGTTCCTGGCCCTCGGGCCGAAGGTGCTCGCCGAGCCCGACGAGAAGCGGATGGAACTCGACATCGTGGACGAGCAGATCGACACCGTCGGCCGCGCCGTGCTGGGGATGACGTTCGGCTGCGCCCGCTGCCACGACCACAAGTTCGACCCGATCGAGCAGGCCGACTACTACGGCCTCGCCGGCGTGTTCGTGAGCACGCGGACGATGGAGCACTTCAAGAAGGTGGCCCGCTGGCACGAGAACTCCATCGCCACGCCCGCCGAGCAGCGGGCGAAGGCCCAGATCGACGCCGCCGGCGCCGTGGTGAAGTCGCTGCCCGCGGCCGCGGCGGCGCTGGCGGCGGCTTCGCCCGACCTGCCGACGGCGATGGGCGTGGCCGACGGCACGCCGACCGACGTGCGGGTGCTGCGCCGGGGGAACCACCTCACCCCGGCGGACGTGGTGCCGCGGCGGTTCCCGCTCGTGTTCGCCGGCGCGGGGCAGCCCGCGCTGCCGAAGGGGCAGAGCGGCCGGCTCGAACTCGCGGCGTGGCTCACCGACCCGCGGCACCCGCTCACCGCCCGCGTGATCGTCAACCGCGTGTGGCGGTGGCACTTCGGCAAGGGGCTGGTGCGGTCCGTGGACAACTTCGGCCTCACCGGCGACGCCCCGACGCACCCGGAGCTGCTCGACTACCTCGCCGCCGGGTTCACGGCCGACGGCTGGAGCCTGAAGCGCCTCCACCGCCGCATCATGCTCTCGGCCACGTACCGGATGAGCACCGCCCACGACGCGAAGGCCGCGACCGCCGACCCGGACAACCGCCTGCTGTGGCGGGCGAACCCGCGCCGGCTGGAGGCCGAGGCGATCCGCGATTCCTTGCTGGCCGTCGGCGGGCTGCTCGACCGCACCGCCGGCGGCCCGGCGCTCGCGGGCGTCAAGAACCGCGACTACCTGTTCGACCACACCTCGAAGGACCGCACGAGCTACGCCAGCGACCGCCGGTCGCTGTACCTGCCGGTGATCCGCAACAACCTGTACGACGTGTTCCAGCTGTTCGACGCCCCCGACCCGGCCGTGCCGACTGGCGACCGGGCGACGACCACCGTACCGACGCAGGCGCTGTTCTTCCTCAACAGCGACCTGTCGGCGCGGGCCGCCGACGCGCTCGCCGGCCGGTTGCTCGCCGCCCCGGGCCTCGACGACGCGGGCCGCGTGCGGCTGCTGTTCGAGTTCGCCTACAGCCGCCCGCCGACGACAGCCGAGACCGCGCGGGTGGTCGCCGGCGTGGCCGCGTTCGAGGCCGACGCGGGCCGCCGCGCCGCGTGGGCGGCCGTGTGCCAGGCGGTGCTGGCGGGGAACGAGTTCATCCACCTGAACTGA